The nucleotide sequence GTATCTGCGACTTTGCAGAATTTAACATCACAAGAAGATTGCTGGTTATCTATTTCCCTCACTGCCACGACTTACCTTATAAGATAGCCAAACGCGCCTGAAGCTGGACTGAGCGGGCAGGGAAGAAAGGTGACCACGCCCAAACATTATGTTTTCCGCACCCAAAAACATAAAACGTATAAATTTCCAATACAGGCCATTGGACAACTATACAAGAGTGAACTCCTGGCTTTTCTTTTCCTATAACTACCCCAAAGTTCCTGCAGGCAGCCCTACTCGGTGAGACTgcaagcccctcaccggtcgcaggatcagtgagggaggGTTTGGTGTCAATTTTGCCGTCATAAAACGTCCCAGTTCCCACACCAGCCTTGGCACTTAGCCTCCAAAAtagtgaatccagcccattgttttttcTGCTCATCTGCTGGTGTTCTATCTTGTACTTACACCATCTATTCAACTCATAGAATATTTAATTTCAACAATCTAGTCGCAGAAGGCAGCACAGTGGAACACTGAGGACCGATCCcgtccccaggtcactgtgtgtggagtttgcacattctcccactgtctgcatgagtttcacccccacaaccggacGATTTGCAAGGTAGGTGGTttgtccacactaaatttccccttaattggaaattttaaaaagaaaaaacaatcTAGCAATGAAATAAAAAATCACAGCAGTAATTTAGACAATAATTCTCACCATCGATGCATTTATTAATGCTCCATCTATGgctccctccacagccttctttcGAAGTTCGGCAGCATTTTTAACATCTTTAAACAAAAGAAGTGTTACAGTGCATCCTGGAAAGAGTTTGAGTTCATGTGTCATAATCATCTTGTCCATTGCCAAAAACAGCAATTCTTCGGATGATAAGCAGTCctaaaataataaaaggataaTTTCAACTCAACAAAACACTTGctaagaaaaaaataaacaacGTAACCATGCAAAGTTCCATAATTACAACTTAAAATCCTTTTTCAAAAATACTGCATGGCTCATACCAACACTTTACCAAATGATAATTTAGAAAAAAGTTAAAAACAAGAATGAGTTCACTTTCTGGTTCGACACAAGCTAGAAAACAACTTTATTTCTTATTATTTGTTTAGTGTGAAGACCTACTGCATTGAATGGTGAACAATAttaattaacattttatataTCTGCAGTATTTCTAAACTACAcccttccacctctgcctcgccAGGGGAATGGGGATAAAGTGCCAGTACATGCTTCCTTAAGAATAATGCTGTTCACTGTCCTTCACTGATACATtaatcaatgggctggattcttccgccgcccaccgcaagaacgccacgggcgagaGGCGGACAATGGAGAATTCCATTGATGTCGgtcaggattctccagtcgccgtgTGAActcggtggagaatcctgcccaataacaCCAAGTTTGGTTATTTAAATCCCATTTATAAATTTTCCTAAAAGCTATTTTACAAATAATGACAGTCATGCCCTTTTAATGTCTTCATTTTTGGGGTGTTTCTTATTCTTTGAAACATTGGGAAGATCTACAGTGAGGTTATAAATATGGCCTAATCAGAGCCATTACTATCATCGACAATTATCAGGATTAATGGTTTAGCAACTTGGAAGTTAGTATAATCCATTTCAAACTCACCCAGCTCCACTTTCTTCACATTTACCAGAGCAACTGGAATGGGAATAACTGTTATCATCTCATAAATGGAGTTCAGCCCACAAACTCCATAGTCATATTGGCTGAGTAGTCCAAGAGCATTATTTcaaaattattattatgttctGCAGACCTTGTGATTACAGAATAGGAGACAATTTTGTGACACACTAAATATCATTACAAGGGAGTCAATGAGTACTGGGGTGGTTAGCACTTTGAATGCTGACTAATGTACAACCCCTTTTCAAAACTGGCACAAAAGCAGGCCAGTACAAACATGTAAGGCTcatgtcaatgttgtataaaataatGAAATTCATATTAACCTGATCAAACGGAGAcaaaacaacattcagaagatCCTACCTGGCTAAACTCCTGGACTCTTAGGAGGAATTTGTACCAAAGTGATCTACAGAAAGCCCATCGATCTAGTGTACTTTCTCTGAAAAACAAATATGGCAATGGTCACAGCAGAAGATTAGTTTAATTTGAAAGGTTGGGAGTTCAGCACAAGTCTTGGGAATGGGTTAAAAAAAGACTTAAgggacggcatgtggcgcagtggatagcactgggactgcagcgctgaggacccaggttcgaatcccgaccctgggtcactgtccatgtggaatttgcacattctccccatgtctgtgggggtttcacccccacaacccaaagatgtgtaggtaaggtggattggccacgctaaattgccccttaattggaaaaaaaataattgggtactctaaaaaaaaatgtttttaaatggaCTCAAGGATAAAGAAACATTATGTTGGCCAGAGTGGGGAGCAGAATGGTGAACCTTGGAACTGGTTTTAGATCATTACTTGTTATATCTTCTGGTAATTATAAATTAAACATAATCAGAATTTAGACTCAAATAGAGTGCATTTCTTTCAGCTCTCCATGTAGGGCTGATAAATTACTACTCAGTGCACAACGGCAGTACAAAAGTGAACGGGGTATGTGTTCACACAACAATCAGTTCCAAACTCTTTACGAATAATATAACATTACTGTTTTGAATTTACATTATTTACTACAGCCGTAATTACATTTCAAGTGTATTTCATTGGTTATAAAGTGCTTTTAAATGTTTTAGGTTTATGGAGAGCACCATAATACATTCAGGTCTTCTAATGATTTGGATTCATAAAGTAAATGCAAATTAGTGAAACGAAATAGACAGCAAAACTGGGATGGGGAGTTGACAGGAGGGGTAAGTAATACAGAGACATTCTATAAAACTATAAAAATGGAAAGAACGATGGTGAACAAGCAAAGAGGGTGCAAAATAGACAACACGCTAATGGTTTTGAAATGGTTAAGAATGAAGTTTAAAGAAATTCAAGAGTCTTGAAGACTTGGATGCTCAGCTGTTCCCAGCACAAtcttcaaacaaagaaaataatgaaattaagcaaacagaaaatgctggaagcaggtctggcagcttctgtggagggagagacaggacgtCCAATCATGGCAAACTTTCTGATGGGCAGCCACAATAATAAGTCTCCCAACACCAAT is from Scyliorhinus canicula chromosome 11, sScyCan1.1, whole genome shotgun sequence and encodes:
- the tprkb gene encoding EKC/KEOPS complex subunit TPRKB isoform X3, which translates into the protein MMFIESTLDRWAFCRSLWYKFLLRVQEFSQDCLSSEELLFLAMDKMIMTHELKLFPGCTVTLLLFKDVKNAAELRKKAVEGAIDGALINASMISDAFRKFGISDSDTAVLVVLVDDGKSESHLEDIIRQVEGQQICVQDISSIADVAKIKKVLQSVSS